The sequence AAGTGCCAAATATAAGCGGCATGTTCCTGCATGGCAAGCATTTTGTGTTTATGTTTTAAAAATTCTTGGGCAAGCTGAATATCGGCTGCCCGATCCGAGACAAAGCTCTCATTAAATCCACCCGCTTCAAGCAGTGACGAGCGCCGAAAACTGCAATGTCTGCCGGACCAATAAAAGGCATGATCAGCACGGCCTGCATCCATAAGCGCCAGATCTTCACGCATAAACCAGCGAGTCAACGAGCCTCGGGAAAGGTTTTGATTTCTTTCAACCGTACCCATGATAACCGCCGGCCGGTCTGTATTTTCGTGTAGATCCCGATGGGCAGCCAAGAGTTTGGGACTGGCCAAAAGATCTTGATCTAAAAAGAAGAGGATATCCCCTGTTGCTTGTGTTGCCCCTATATTTTTTGCAACGATTGCATTTTGGGTCGACACAAAATGGCTTTGAATGTGCATGGGCATCCCGGAAATATAGCGTTGTACACTATCGTGATTTGTAGCGTCTCCCTTCCCGTAAAATACCAAAACTACTTCAAAGAGTGCTGCGGGAAGTGTTTGTTTCTCGAAGCACGTCAACAGGACGGGAAGAGCCTCTTCTTTGTCTTCAAGTACCAAAATAGCGCTGATAGAAAAAGTGGCCATTAACAGTCCTTATATTACATGACTATAGACGAATCGGAAAACCTAACGAACGCAGGAACCAAATTATAGTTTCAATGATATACGCTAACGGTTGCCCTATTCTTTGTGAGGGACCGCTTCATGAAAATGGCGCGGAGAGGTTTCGCAAAAGCTGCCGTCTCCTTTACAACAAAGGTATTCTCCGCTTCCGCTCTCTACAGGCCCTTTACAGCCTTGTTTCCTTGGGCCCAAACGTTTTTCTGCCCATAACTGCATGAGGATCCACAAGGCAAATACAGTGCCCAAAAAGATAAAAGCGATCAACAACGTAAATAACATGGATGCCATGGGTCGAATCCTTTACTCTCTCATGGGAGTTTTTCGGTTCTTTGATTGTTGTTTTTAAAATCGTAAAAAAATCAAGAACTTGCGATTGAATCCAATTAATATAAATAGTGAAAATTCATGATTCTATTGTTGAAAACAGAAAAATAAATCTTTATGTTCCCTTTAAAACGAGGTCGGGAAGCGGCAGCGTAGCTAAACTGTAACCTTCCACAGCGTTTGTCCAGTAAGGAAAGCATATATATATAGTGACTAGGTTGTCCGTTTTACTTCTTAGCAAAGGCGGTTTACATCGTTGATTATTTTTCGTCTTTATCAGCAGAAGCTTTTCGTAGTTCCAAGGCACGCAATCGCGCTCGTATATCCTCTAAGAGCTGACGATTAATACCGATGAGTTCGGCTATAAAGCCCAGTAGAATAAAAAAGGCGCCCGTACCGATCAAAAGGGTACTGTAAATCAGCGATTGAATATGACCTCTGCCGTGTCCAATACTGTAATAATAGAAAAAACGTATTGTCGGTATGAACCCCAGTAATACGCTGATGACTCCGGGAATGGCGAAAAAACGGAAGGGCCGATAGGTCATGAATATTTTTGTGGTCGTGAGTAAAGAGCGCCACACATAATGGAAAATGCTGGTCATGAGCCGGGACGGCCGCAAATCTTTGTTCGTCCGAATAG is a genomic window of Candidatus Hydrogenedentota bacterium containing:
- a CDS encoding glycosyltransferase gives rise to the protein MATFSISAILVLEDKEEALPVLLTCFEKQTLPAALFEVVLVFYGKGDATNHDSVQRYISGMPMHIQSHFVSTQNAIVAKNIGATQATGDILFFLDQDLLASPKLLAAHRDLHENTDRPAVIMGTVERNQNLSRGSLTRWFMREDLALMDAGRADHAFYWSGRHCSFRRSSLLEAGGFNESFVSDRAADIQLAQEFLKHKHKMLAMQEHAAYIWHLVNFEKERRRYWREGYDLAKLSQERKNPAILYHFRLAPSSFRYHMSNLFAPFYIKSCTVPKLDTRIHGQSLQHIFHLARCSGARAALAGHPPHYQGMEEINVQSSVKNRKSLSAVSKFLDP